A window from Pagrus major chromosome 4, Pma_NU_1.0 encodes these proteins:
- the LOC140995181 gene encoding uncharacterized protein, whose protein sequence is MASTLVILLLPLLVSLASASHHYGATSTFTYKGKNPDGSHRVDVRSRETFTGCWHILNWYCYNGNCGSRTSYRRGTLDSSTNGARYSSRWCETETVSTRIVPSDKPFHLKASSCCWVRNRNHLSGWSPLTSVDLGTRSDTGQPNRSPDIAILPFLRVPQNCPRTYKLPSFDPDGDNVRCRYGSIRSVECSSCRSPSGFDLDQGSCTLNYRSSPADVRVYGFEMVVEDFPKRSISLTYDDGSRTDRAPLPVRAKRQAWWTTTAAPTTTTAPWWWWPTTTTTAAPTTTAPWWWWWGRTSTTTAFPTTTTTAAPTTTTTAAPTTTTTAAPTTTTTVAPTTTTTAAPTTTTTPAPTTTTTAAPTTTTTAAPTTTTTVAPTTTTTAAPTTTTTAAPTTTTTAAPTTTTTAAPTTTTTAAPTTTTTAAPTTTTTAAPTTTTTAPPTTTTTAAPTTTTTAAPTTTTTAAPTTTTTAAPTTTTTAAPTTTTTAAPTTTTTAAPTTTTTAAPTTTSTAAPTTTSNPGAIGPLSKLPLHFSFLVDPPAPSCDEGLYLPKLLPPTPANGVHIQAEINKELEIKVKAQASYARIIDIIISGPLNISKHRTTNGDFAIRWTPITDELGNYYSICFAVESMAGSRIYQSEMRCVVVDVVDQKVKSYVSCSESTMTVEIEKSSFPRLHEDNLRLNDPTNTICSLQRHSNSTHVIAVIPLNACGTEIEEDEDNLIFTNEITTVDRRTDVITRKHLLEVQVCCQYPKRGNVSQSFTVHRPNVTVWEKGYGKFTYGFEFYPDSTFRTMVDPNTYPLEYEIGSRIFMQIEATSSINNTVLFVESCSAAPYDNPNSRPKYTIIENGCNVDSTLQRHTPDHQRQFQFSMEAFKFIGRNNQVYISCSVMMCEAGIPNTRCAQGCLNSTQLGGRSKREAVTQTSRHLVSQGPLRLKRSAEGAESPVMNLNLNLVFIAGCLLAAVGMISAVVMYKTKMSKVKYQPLPTFES, encoded by the exons ATGGCCTCCACACTGGTGATCCTGCTTCTGCCGCTCCTGGTCTCGCTGGCATCGGCATCACATCACTATGGTGCAACCTCGACCTTCACCTACAAAGGGAAAAACCCTGATGGCTCACACAGG GTTGATGTTCGCAGCAGGGAAACCTTCACTGGATGTTGGCACATCCTCAACTGGTATTGTTACAACGGCAACTGTGGCAGTAGAACCAGTTATAGGAGAGGCACACTTGACAGCAGCACCAATGGAGCACGATATAGCAGCCGATGGTGCGAAACTGAGACGGTTTCAACAAGAATCGTCCCGAGTGACAAACCTTTTCATTTGAA GGCATCCAGCTGCTGTTGGGTCCGAAATCGTAACCATTTAAGCGGTTGGTCTCCACTGACCTCTGTGGATTTGGGAACAAGATCTGACACCGGACAACCAAACAGATCACCAGACATCGCCATTCTACCTTTCCTACG AGTGCCTCAAAACTGTCCACGGACATACAAACTGCCGTCTTTTGATCCTGATGGTGACAACGTTCGATGCAGATATGGAAGTATCAGATCTGTGGAGTGCAGCTCGTGCCGCTCACCTTCAGGCTTCGACTTAGATCAG GGCTCTTGCACACTAAACTACCGCTCCTCCCCTGCCGACGTCAGAGTTTATGGATTTGAGATGGTTGTGGAGGACTTCCCGAAAAGGAGCATCAGTCTGACCTACGATGACGGATCCCGGACCGACAGGGCGCCTCTGCCTGTGAGGGCAAAGAGACAAGCATGGTGGACAACAACCGCAgctccaaccacaaccacagcccCATGGTGGTGGTggccaacaaccacaaccacagctgcccccacaaccacagccccatggtggtggtggtgggggcgGACATCTACAACCACAGCTTtccccacaaccacaaccacagctgcccccacaaccacaaccacagctgcacccacaaccacaaccacagctgcccctacaaccacaaccacagttgcacccacaaccacaaccacagctgcacccacaactACAACCACACCTGCACccacaactacaaccacagctgcacccacaactacaaccacagctgcccccacaaccacaaccacagttgcacccacaactacaaccacagctgcccccacaaccacaaccacagctgcccccacaaccacaaccacagctgcacccacaaccacaaccacagctgcccccacaaccacaaccacagctgcacccacaaccacaaccacagctgcccctacaaccacaaccacagctgcacccacaaccacaaccacagctccacccacaactacaaccacagctgcacctacaaccacaaccacagctgcccccacaaccacaaccacagctgcacccacaaccacaaccacagctgcacccacaaccacaaccacagctgcacccacaactacaaccacagctgcccccacaaccacaaccacagctgcccccacaaccacaaccacagctgcacccacaaccacatccacagctgcacccacaaccacaTCGAACCCTGGCGCCATTGGTCCTCTCAGCAAACTTCCTTtgcatttctcttttcttg TGGACCCACCTGCTCCATCATGTGACGAGGGGCTCTACTTGCCAAAGTTGTTGCCCCCAACACCTGCAAATGGAGTACACATCCAAGCAGAGATCAACAAAGAACTGGAGATAAAAGTCAAAGCACAAGCTTCATACGCAAG AATAATTGATATCATCATAAGTGGGCCCTTGAATATCAGCAAGCACCGGACCACAAATGGCGATTTTGCCATTAGGTGGACACCTATCACGGACGAACTGGGAAATTATTACTCAATCTGCTTTGCTGTTGAATCCATGGCAGG GTCGAGGATCTACCAGTCTGAGATGAGGTGTGTTGTGGTGGACGTCGTGGATCAGAAAG TTAAGTCCTATGTGAGCTGCAGTGAGTCCACAATGACAGTAGAGATTGAGAAATCTTCATTCCCTCGACTCCATGAGGATAATTTGCGACTCAATGACCCCACCAACACCATCTGCAGCCTCCAGAGACACTCCAACAGCACTCACGTCATCGCTGTCATCCCCCTCAACGCTTGTGGCACTGAGATCGAG GAAGATGAGGACAACCTCATTTTCACTAATGAAATCACCACCGTCGACAGAAGGACGGATGTGATCACCAGGAAACACCTGCTGGAAGTGCAAGTGTGCTGCCAGTACCCAAAACGGGGAAATGTGTCACAGAGCTTCACAGTGCACAGGCCGAACGTAACGGTCTGGGAGAAAGGCTACGGCAAGTTTACCTACGGGTTTGAGTTCTATCCTGACAGCACATTCCGAACCATGGTGGATCCAAATACGTACCCTCTGGAGTACGAGATAGGGAGCAGGATTTTCATGCAGATCGAGGCCACCTCTTCAATCAACAACACCGTGCTGTTTGTGGAATCCTGCAGCGCTGCACCATATGACAACCCAAACTCCAGGCCAAAGTACACCATCATTGAAAATGG GTGTAATGTGGACTCGACTCTTCAAAGACACACCCCTGACCACCAGAGACAGTTCCAGTTCAGCATGGAGGCCTTCAAGTTCATCGGTCGGAACAACCAG GTGTACATCAGCTGTTCAGTCATGATGTGTGAAGCAGGGATCCCCAACACCAGGTGTGCACAGGGATGCCTCAACTCCACCCAGCTAGGCGGTCGTAGCAAGAGAGAGGCTGTCACCCAGACTTCAAGGCACCTGGTTTCCCAGGGTCCCCTCCGCTTAAAGAGATCAGCAGAGGGCGCTGAAAGCCCAG TGATGAACCTAAACCTGAACCTGGTCTTCATCGCTGGATGTCTTCTTGCAGCTGTCGGCATGATCAGTGCAGTGGTCATGTacaaaaccaaaatgtcaaaggtCAAATACCAACCTCTGCCCACATTTGAGAGTTAA
- the LOC140994309 gene encoding CUB and zona pellucida-like domain-containing protein 1 — translation MASKLVILLLPLLVSLASASHYYGTTATFTYKGKNPDGSHRVDVRSRETFTRCVHDLNWYCYNGNCGTPPTTTTTAAPTTTSNPGTIGPLSKLPLHFSFLVDPPAPSCDEGLYLPKLLPPTPANGERIQAEINKELEIKVKAQASYARIIDIIISGPLNISKHRTTNGDFAIRWTPITDELGNYYSICFAVESMAGSRIYQSEMRCVVVDVVDSYVSCSESTMTVEIEKSSFPQLHEDSLRLNDPTNTICSLQRHSNSTHVVAVIPLNACGTEIEEDENNLIFTNEITSVDRRTDVITRKHLLEVQVCCQYPKRGNVSQSFTVHRPNVTIWEKGYGKFTYGFEFYPDSTFRTMVDPNTYPLEYEIGSRIFMQIEATSSINNTVLFVESCSAAPYDNPNSRPKYTIIENGCNVDSTLQRHTPDHQRQFQFSMEAFKFIGRNNQVYISCSVMMCEAGIPNTRCAQGCLNSTQLGGRSKREAVTQTSRHLVSQGPLRLKRSAEGAESPVMNLNLNLVFIAGCLLAAVGMISAVVMYKTKMSKVKYQPLPTFES, via the exons ATGGCCTCCAAACTGGTGATCCTGCTTCTGCCGCTTCTGGTCTCGCTGGCGTCGGCATCACATTACTATGGTACAACCGCGACCTTCACCTACAAAGGGAAAAACCCTGATGGCTCACACAGG GTTGATGTTCGCAGCAGGGAAACCTTCACTAGATGTGTGCACGACCTCAACTGGTATTGTTACAACGGCAACTGTGGCA ctccacccacaaccacaaccacagctgcacccacaaccacaTCGAACCCTGGCACCATTGGTCCTCTCAGTAAACTACCTTtgcatttctcttttcttg TGGACCCACCTGCTCCATCATGTGACGAGGGGCTCTACTTGCCAAAGTTGCTGCCCCCAACACCTGCAAATGGAGAACGCATCCAAGCAGAGATCAACAAAGAACTGGAGATAAAAGTCAAAGCACAAGCTTCATACGCAAG AATAATTGATATCATCATAAGTGGGCCCTTGAATATCAGCAAGCACCGGACCACAAATGGCGATTTTGCCATTAGGTGGACACCTATCACGGACGAACTGGGAAATTATTACTCAATCTGCTTTGCTGTTGAATCCATGGCAGG GTCGAGGATCTACCAGTCTGAGATGAGGTGTGTTGTGGTGGACGTCGTGGAC TCCTATGTGAGCTGCAGCGAGTCCACAATGACAGTAGAGATTGAGAAATCTTCATTCCCTCAACTCCATGAGGATAGTTTGCGACTCAATGACCCCACCAACACCATCTGCAGCCTCCAGAGACACTCCAACAGCACTCACGTCGTCGCTGTCATCCCCCTCAACGCTTGTGGCACTGAGATCGAG GAAGATGAGAACAACCTCATTTTCACTAATGAAATCACCAGCGTCGACAGAAGGACGGATGTGATCACCAGGAAACACCTGCTGGAAGTGCAGGTGTGCTGCCAGTACCCAAAACGGGGAAATGTGTCACAGAGCTTCACAGTGCACAGGCCGAACGTTACCATCTGGGAGAAAGGCTACGGCAAGTTTACCTACGGGTTTGAGTTCTATCCTGACAGCACATTCCGAACCATGGTGGATCCAAATACGTACCCTCTGGAGTACGAGATAGGGAGCAGGATTTTCATGCAGATCGAGGCCACCTCTTCAATCAACAACACCGTGCTGTTTGTGGAATCCTGCAGCGCTGCACCATATGACAACCCAAACTCCAGGCCAAAGTACACCATCATTGAAAATGG GTGTAATGTGGACTCGACTCTTCAAAGACACACCCCTGACCACCAGAGACAGTTCCAGTTCAGCATGGAGGCCTTCAAGTTCATCGGTCGGAACAACCAG GTGTACATCAGCTGTTCAGTCATGATGTGTGAAGCAGGGATCCCCAACACCAGGTGTGCACAGGGATGCCTCAACTCCACCCAGCTAGGCGGTCGTAGCAAGAGAGAGGCTGTCACCCAGACTTCAAGGCACCTGGTTTCCCAGGGTCCCCTCCGCTTAAAGAGATCAGCTGAGGGTGCTGAAAGCCCAG TGATGAACCTAAACCTGAACCTGGTCTTCATCGCTGGATGTCTTCTTGCAGCTGTCGGCATGATCAGTGCAGTGGTCATGTacaaaaccaaaatgtcaaaggtCAAATACCAACCTCTGCCCACATTTGAGAGTTAA